The region GTGACGAGATCAAAGCGCAGAACTTCCTGGGGATGGTGCTGCTGGCCTGTAGCATCATCCTGCTGCGCCTAATTTCCGGATGACCTCTACAGCTTGGTGCCTGCTGAAGAAGTAGGAGCCGAAGACTTGCTCAAGTATGCAGAGCGTCCTGATCTTGCTTAGGGGGTAGTGAGCTCCTCAATGCCGGATTAGGACAGCCTGGGGCCAGCCCACAAGCGACTCATCCCCTTAGCCGCCGATAGCGTGGCCGTGCTGCGAACCCATCAGGCGAAACAGGTAGAGGAACGCAACCAAATGGGCGCGAAGTGGAAGGAACACGGCCTCGTGTTCCCCACCCAGGTCGGCACTTACTTGGACTCCGCCAACCTGAGCCGCACCTTCCAGCAACTCATCAAAGCGGCTGGTGTCCCAGTCATCCGCTTACATGACCTGCGCCACACCCCTGCAAACCTGTTGGCCTTGCGAGGGGTGACGCCCAAGGTGATTGCTGACCGCCTGGGGCATACCAATGTGAGCTTCACCTTGCAGGTGTACACGTACCTGTACGATGAACAGCGCCGCGAAGCCGCGCCCAATCTCGCAGAACTGATCGAAACCAAAAAAGCCGGTTGAGGGCGGGGGTAGCACCTCAGTAGCACCCCCGATGGAGGAGGGACGCCCCAGGTATTGAAGCGTCCTTCCTTCTAATATCTATGTTATTGGGTGCAATTTCAATTAGCGAGATTTAATATAGGGCAGTAATTCATCTAAATTACCCCATTTGTGACCTCTTCAATCCTAAATAACCAAATTACACTAGCTTCAGCAGCCCTCGAGTCAATTTCTGAAATAGCCTTCTTCAGATCATTCCCTCTGATTGCATAATCAGAGTATAGTTTTTTGCTTGAAACGCCGGACTCTTTTATAGGGTCATCTGCATGTATTGTTTTGTAAACCGAGAAGCATTCAATCATCTGACGGATTGATGAATTTACATAATATAACTCCCCGTCAACTAGGAGATATACACAACAATCGGTAGATTTGTAGACAA is a window of Deinococcus radiopugnans ATCC 19172 DNA encoding:
- a CDS encoding tyrosine-type recombinase/integrase, translating into MPLAADSVAVLRTHQAKQVEERNQMGAKWKEHGLVFPTQVGTYLDSANLSRTFQQLIKAAGVPVIRLHDLRHTPANLLALRGVTPKVIADRLGHTNVSFTLQVYTYLYDEQRREAAPNLAELIETKKAG